DNA from Prunus persica cultivar Lovell chromosome G6, Prunus_persica_NCBIv2, whole genome shotgun sequence:
TGTCACTTCActgatatttatattattttgttatagaATAGTAGTTGATTgcatttttttgtctttttgcaattttcgtttttgttgtgtttttctCAGAGTTGTAAATGATTGAAGTTTCTGTGTTCGTTTTACTTCATTGATATCTACATTGTTTTGCTTTAGAGTAGTAGCttattgcttcttcttttttttagattgttttgttttatattaataGTTGATTGTAgtatttgtgtttgtttcaCTTCATTGGTATCTGCATTACTTTGTTATAAAATTAGTAGTTGATTgcagtttttgttatttatttattattataaggATTATGATTTGTTATAGGTTGATGATCGATTATAGTTTTGGAGGTAGTTTTGGAGTGTTTGGATGAAATTCTGCAGTGCAGTTTTGGTTTCATTATAATTGGTTTTctagaatttacattttaAGTACATGCGATAAAGGATcatttgggttttatttatatttttttgggtagtgcaatttatgtttttgttttactaTATACTAGCTCCTTGACACATgttcacgcatgtgccaattggttttctttttcttttttattttatttttagaattaataaaagattagggtagttatgttccataaaagtaggacctattatcttattttgtttttaattttaatttttttaatattaaaaaatgtgaatttaccatattatcctcatttaattaataatttcaattcttaatgtttgaattaacaaagggcattttctggtattttgaatgcttcaccattctctgccttttgctttatatatatagaaatatactttttttcaaaaattttaaatttattttagaattaaaaaagataataggtagttgtgttccataaaaataggatctattatttgatttttcttttaattttaaatttttttaatatgaaaaagtgtgaatttaccatattattctcatttaattaataatttcaattcttaattttgcattaaccaagggcattttttggtattttgaatgtttcaccattctctgcattttgctttatatatactagcccaTCGGCGCATGCTCaagcatgtgccaattggttttcttttttcttttatattttattttagaaataagaaaagataacatgagtagttatgttccataaaagtatgaccgattatataattttattttattttaatatgaaaaaaatgtgaatttaccatattatcctcatttaattaatcatttcaattcttaatgtttgaattaactaaggacattttctggtattttgaatgtttcatcattctctgttttttgctttatatatatactaatatAAGAAAATGTCCAGAAAATGTcagaatgatgaaacattcaaaataccagaaaatatccttagttaattcaaatattaagaattaaaattattaattaaatgaggataatatggtaaattcacactttaaaaaaaaaaataatggatcctatttttatggaacactttttaattctaaaaaaaaatttattcttagAATACATTCAAAATTGTActccaaaagtgaaaaaggatTGATCAAGACGCATGTACTAATTTTGTGGAAGAATTTACACAAGTTTCTCAAAATACACAGAAACCGAAGATGAatacaaatgaaaatattacagATACAAAGAACAAAACAGATAAGAACCCAACGAAAAATTTAACCAAACAGTATTGGTCTCACATACAGATCACATTTCTGACATGCATAACAACAATTATTCCAAACCAGTCACCGTACATCATTACCcttcaaattcaatccaactCCAATTGGAACAAACAATTTTTTCAACAAAAGCTTAATGCTGCAGCAGCAACCATAGCAACTGCAATGGAGACAATGCCATTAAATTTAGGGATCAGAGTAGGCACAGCACCAGACTTCGTCAATTCAGCAACAGGACTGTCATCAGATGATGACGTCTTTTTAGGCTTCTCTTGCACCGGAGACGGTGCCGGTGAAGGTGGATGATGCTTGGGAGCAAAAACACCATAAGGCTGGAGCACACTGTCAAGTTGGTAAATAGCAATTTGACTATCAGAGTAGACAGTGCCTGAAATGGAGGTGTTGACGAGACCAGATGATATGTTGACTGCCCTGCCTGATGTGGTAATGTTTAGTGGGTACTCAAATCCATCTCCAGCTTGGGTCCTCACTGGGTTGCTGAGAGTTTGGAAGTTTTGGATTGTGAGAAAATCTGGGATCAGATGGAATTGTAAGAGCTGGACTTTTTGCTCATCACTCAAAGAGTTGAGTGAGCCTGTGCTGAGCTTTGAGAAGGCACTGTCAGTGGGGGCTAAAACGGTGAGTTGGCTATTTGAGTTGTTGAGTTGGCTGTAGAGCTGGTTGTCAACTTGGGTGCTTTTCAAAAGGCGGATTAAGACATTGAAGCCACCTGCtttttcaaggattttggtGATGTTGGTTGGGCCTGCAGGTGCAGGGGCATCAGCTGGTGGTGCTGGAACTGCTGGCCCTGTAATTGCTGGAGCAGCTGGGGCAATTGGGGCAGCTGGGGCAATTGGGGTAGCTGGGGCTGCAGGAGCAGCCGGAGCAGCAGCAGGAGCTTGGGATATGATTTTGGTGCAATGGGAAAGGAAGATGAGTGTAAGTGTGAGTGAGAAAAGAGGCAGATTCTGAAGCTTCATCATCATGTTTTTGAGTGTGGTGGGTTTTGGCTTCTTAATTTGCTTGAAAACAAGTAATGCCAATGCTGGAGTGGTGCTTGCACAAGGTGATTGATATTTTGTGCAAGTGTTTGATATGAGTTTTGGGGGAATGGAGAGGGTTTTTATAAGTGGTGGGAGATGAGGGATTTAGGTGAGGAGGGTGATAATTATTTGATCAGATATACACCCTTCGCAGTAAGCATGTCTGTCTTTGTTGGGAaggtgagagagaggaaatgTAAGAGTGAGATTGTGGTGTTATAGCTACTAGTTTGCTTTCATCTAATCATTTGGTGTTTAGGATTTGCCTTGTTAGCTAATCATTTGGGGTTCAGGATTTACCTCCACAGAAGCCCAAcgcttgttttgtttctaattAAAACTTTCTTCTATTAACTTCCTACCCCGAAGAGTCCTAACCTTCGGGGTCCCGAAAATTATCTAATCATTTGGATCCCGACAATTGtcttctctttctcatatTATTCTGCTCTAGCTCCCTcctcctctttcttttcttctccatctctctctcagccTCTCTctattaaacaaatacgagATGTGACTCGAGTTCTCCTAAGGTATACAATATTACAATTTGACTCAATCCACAAAAGCCTAACGCTTTTATCTAATCATGTAGGCTAATGCTGCAAGATCCTAAAATGCATTGTTGTATCAACATCTTGAAACACAATTTGCTAATGTATGTATAAATTGTGATAACTAAGCACTCTTGGAATGTACTTAGCACTCTGTCTGTTGAGTTTGGATGGAATAATACTTAGCACTCTCTCTGTTTTGTGTAATTGGGGGCTCTAGGCCCACACAAACTAACTACGTGTTTTTAGCAGTTGGTGTACCAGTATTGCATGGGTTCCCAAAGGCAACGGTGTTTTTGTTGCTGCTCATGCTGATGGAAACTTATATGTGTATGAGAAGGCAAGCCTTAATCTtcagcttttcttttctaaatgctattttcttcttgtctGGTTTTACTGTTTCTCTTGTTCTACTACATAAACTAAAATCAGTGTAATGCAGTTTTTGTCTCAAATTTGGGTTATGTTTGTTATAGGTTGAGGATGAATTGTTGTTTTGGAGATTGTTCGGGAGTCTTTGGCTCAAATTCTGCAATGTAGTTTCGGTTTCGGTACAATTAGTTTTTCCATAAAAATGTTGTTCTGTTTACGTTTTAAGTAAATTTGTTTAGggatcatttcaattttagttatgttctttttctgaataaaaaaaatttatattcattgatatctacattattttgttataGAATAGTAGTTGATtgtagtttttgtttgtttttttcatttactaTGATTATGTCACTTCACTAATATCTATATTATCCTGGGATAGTCTAGTAGttgattgcattttttttttctttttgcagtttctgtttttgttgtatttttcttaGAGTTATAAATGATTGAAATTTATGTGTTCGTTTTACTCCATTGATATCTACATTGTTTTGCTTTAGAGTAGTGGTTTTattgcagtttttgtttttacattcttttgctttattgcagttttgtgtttgtttcacTTCAATGGTACCTACATTACTTGGTTATAAAAGTAGTAGTTGATtgcaatttctgtttttttgtttattataaGGATTATGATTTTTATAGGTTGATGATCGATTATAGTTTTGGAGGTGATTCTGGAGTGTTTGGCTGAAATTATGCAGTGCAGTTTTGGTTTcgttaaaatttgttttctagAATCTGCAGTGCAATTTACGTTTGACGTACATTTGATAAGAGATCatttgagttttatttatgtttttttaaggCAGTgcatttctgtttttgttttactattaaatgaggataatatggtaaattcacactttttcatattaaacaaattaaaaataaaagaaaattcagataatggatcctatttttatggaacacaactacccattatctttttaattctaaaataaatttaaatttataaataaaataaaaaaaactcccTCAGACCCGGAAGCGCGTTCGAaaaggctagtatatatatatatatgttgttttgtattgcagtttatctatatatataaagcaaaaggcagagaatggtgaaacattcaaaataccagaaaatgcccaacattaagaattcaaattattaattaaatgaggataatatggtaaattcacactttttcatatttaaaaaaattaaaagaaaaagaaaaagcagataatggatcctatttttatgaaacacaactacccattatcttttttaattctaaaataaatttacttatttttttaaaaaaacttctcgcaagcgcggaagcgcgtgcagagaggctagtattatATAAACCTAAAACATACCAACATAATATACATAAGGgtttaaaatttataagatTTTGTAACTTTAAATTGATTTATTCATGTATAACTCTAGAGCATGAGGGATTTGGG
Protein-coding regions in this window:
- the LOC18775421 gene encoding fasciclin-like arabinogalactan protein 12 gives rise to the protein MMMKLQNLPLFSLTLTLIFLSHCTKIISQAPAAAPAAPAAPATPIAPAAPIAPAAPAITGPAVPAPPADAPAPAGPTNITKILEKAGGFNVLIRLLKSTQVDNQLYSQLNNSNSQLTVLAPTDSAFSKLSTGSLNSLSDEQKVQLLQFHLIPDFLTIQNFQTLSNPVRTQAGDGFEYPLNITTSGRAVNISSGLVNTSISGTVYSDSQIAIYQLDSVLQPYGVFAPKHHPPSPAPSPVQEKPKKTSSSDDSPVAELTKSGAVPTLIPKFNGIVSIAVAMVAAAALSFC